ACAAGAATGGAAGTGAGGCCTATAAAACCCACATAATGTGAAAGAAAAAAGTACATACTGATATTTACAAATTAAtcatattattttctttgattaatCCTATTAAGAGAATACTTTCAATATTCTAACCTGATTATACTTCTCCCCCTATATTCATTCTCCAACTTTCTTTGCAATTTCAACATCGAAAATAGTCATATAATCGTCCATTAAATAAACGAGAGCATAACTGACCATTTTTGCATAGTCAGTATTCATATAAACTAATTAttgtccccttttttttttattttatgaaatcaCCTTATTAACTTAGAGTCATGGACCCCAATTTAACTACATATTGCAGACTCAGTAGCTTTAAAGACTGGCAATTGCAAGTTGTGGTCCTAGTGGCTACAGTCCTCCCTACTGCAACCAAAACAGAGCCCAAGAGACAAATGAAGGCCGAATGGCCAGCATGCATCACACAtgatttttgtatttgtatGTTATTATTAACTAAAGGATTCACAAGGTTCAAGAAATAAGCACGACTATCAAGTTATAATGAGTTAAAAATAACCACACTTCGTACCAATCATCAACCCTGCCACTGAATCTGGGCTCCCTATCCGACTTGTGACAGATCTCGAACTAACAATCCATGATTGTAAAATCCAAACTGTTGTAGTAACATTGGGCAGATTGCTCAAGTAAATACCAATCCATTATCATGCCATGTGATGTTGGCTGATGAAGCTTCCCGACGGTAAATGTGGCCCCAGGAGAAGCATAAGTTGGAATGAAtaattatatacaattttattcattagtattcttttttttttttttttaatgaatattcaCTAGTATTCTTGGGtaatagttaataattttttttaaaaaaaaattaacagtatttttatgaaaaattaaaaaaaaaaaattaaaaaaattaattattttgttcaaataaaattttctaaattctaaaccaatgtcttttttttttttagagagttttaacttatggcaTCCGCTtttaatgatagctctttatcattagactaagacaccaatcaatttttggtataggcgaagattgaatcccagatctcttatacaaccatcagagatttcaCCAgttgagctaaaaaaaaaaaaaaatcataaaccaaTGTCAGAAAACTATGACTTGCTCATATGGAAATAGTAAAATACAAAGGAGCTTGAGTCAAGTCGGTTCATATTCAAGGACCACCGGTTGCTACTCCATGTGAAAATTTGGAAACAATTAGcattagaaaaattatttgaagaGATAGAACATTAGTCCCAGCTGCATAATACTAGCTGATAAGAATCTAATCTGAGTGAAAATGTAGATCTAATATGtgatttgagtttgtattttgacTGGGATTTAGTTTAGAGATGTTTGAAAGGGAAGAGATCTAGAATGATTTTGTTGTTAGCCATTGTGAATATtgagtaaaaattaaatattttaattggtggttaaatttttatgtcaattaaTTCTATTGCTCGTAAATAGTAAGTTATGAGACTAAAAGAGTTACTTTTTTTATGGATGAAAAAGAGAAGGCAAGGGCGACCACTGTGACTCATCCCATGGGTGTGATTGTAGGGGCACTCCCCACTAAAAAATACAGGCTGAATTAAGCCATAACTACTATGGTCGAGGGTAACCATAGACCTCACCCTAACCCCACGAGAGAGTTAGTAAATCAGGAGTTAGCTGCAAGAAGCAACTTCACTCCATAATAAGGTTTGAATACAGGACCTCAAGACAACGATCACATACCTTAACCACTAGGTCACCCCTTTCGATGGTAAGAGAGTTATTGTTggttaaaacaattttttttttgctaataaatAGTAACTTAAAGAGACTGTTAGAGCAACATTTTGTGGgtttagggtgagtttggttcagctttttgaaactaggctttctaaaaaaatgaggttttcaaaaagtgcagtataAAGCTGGGCTTTTTGTAAAAGCTTAGTGTTTAGTAAAAGCTGtcaaaaagtgctttttgaaaaagttgagtgtTTAGCTAGCACTTATCAAAGTGACAGTTTGAGAGGTAAATTatcaaaaaggacaatgtatatataaagaaaattctttattttaattacctctcttaatgcaagttatggacacaatattttcacaaaatttttacaacaaagtctatatgacaagttgttaatggtaggaaaaaaaatgtcactagtAACTCTAGATGATAACTTATAACAATTTACTATATAtgtaaactttattatgaaattgttataaaaatattctgtcaatagtactatttttttcctaaagaaaatagtactaatttaaaaaatttagagatataataaaatgtcacaatactttcacaatactaatttaaaaataatctttataaaataaaattttattaacatcacagttgttaaaaaaaaatttgtgaaataatCTGTGTTccttctctctatattttcttcCACGTTAGtttacccaaacccaaaaactcttttaaacttttttctttcacttttttctcaTCCACTTGTTCActtcttcctcatcttcttattttccttttcttttacttttctccACAGAAAGTCCCACACACTCCACCACATATTAGTAAAGGAAAAGCACTTCAAGATTTTCAGAACAAGATCTTTAGCCGGGGCTGCCTTCTTATTGTTGTTGTCCCCAGCTGACTTATTAAGCAAAGAACGTAGCTGATTTGCAATATCACGGCCTTGAACAGGCTCTTCTATTGCCTTTTTCTTGTTAAAAGGTAAGCTCTCAGGCCAAGTACACTCcattgttgtgtgtgtgagtttcAGTGTATTTTGAGacttttgtgttttgtgtatATGTGACTGTTTTTTGAGCATTGTGTCCCTTGTGTTTGAGCTCTTTTTTTACCAACCAATGTGAAGCAAAGCAAGAGGGTTTTTTGAGATTAGATATGTAAGacgtaaataaaaaataaaaaataaaaatagagaagagaATAAGAAGAAGTAGCACGGAGAGACTTGTTCTGAAGATGAGATGAGAGGAATCCGTGAGGTGAGCTACAGACCTTGATTTATCAAAGGGCAAAATTGAGTTTTCAATAAAATGTCTAGGCAATTTAGTAATTGAAGACGGTCTCTCAACGGTAATATATGAACGCGCGTTGGCTGTTTTACAAAAGCTCTGAAGAGCTGTGGTGTGCTAAACTAAAGTCACTTCACATTTCAAAAAGtagaatttttcaaaagcagGTTTTATTTGGTTTATCAAATacgtatattatatatttggtttcaaaaattatatatttggttTCAGAAGCACTTTTTACACTTAATTTGAATAGTTTTCATGCTCAATATGTCAATATTCACATTTTTTATCGATACCCTTTTCTAATCTCTATGCTCTCACCCCATCAGCTCACCGTAAAAGACACCTAGAACTGTGCTATTTATCATCAGTCCCTCCTACAATCCCACACTGCAACAATGGCTTCCAAACCTGATCACCAACTTCATTTTGTTCTGATACCCCTAATGGCTCCGGGCCACCTAATCCCCATGGTAGATATGGCCAGAATATTGGCACAACGTGGTGTGACAATTACCATAGTCACTACACACCTCTATGCTGCCCGACTCAACATGATCATTGACCGAGCCATCGAATCTGGGCTCCCAATCCAACTCCTCCCACTCCGGTTTCCATGCATTGAAGCTGGCTTGCCTGAGGGATGTGAGACCCTAGATGCTCTCCCCTCACGAGAGTTttccaagaatttcttcaatgcAGCTAGCATGCTGCAACAACCAATTGAACAATGCTTGAAAGAACTTCAGCCTCAACCAAGTTGCATGATATCTGATAGATATCTTCCCTGGACATCTGATATTGCTCACAAGTTTCAGATTCCTAGGCTGATTTTTGACGGAACAAGTTGTTTTTCTGTCATGTGCATGCACAACATACAAATCTCCAGGATTTACGAGAGGGTTTCTGAGTCAGAGTCCTTTGTTGTGCCTGGTTTGCCTCATCGGATAGAATTGACTAAAGCTCAGTTACCCCCAGTCTTCAATCCAGGCTCGGTATTATTGAAAGATCAACACCAAGCAATTAAAGATGCAGAACTAACAGCATATGGATTAATTGCTAACACTTTTGAGGAGCTGGAACCAGAATATATCAAAGAATGTAGGAAGGTGAAAAGAGGTAAAGTTTGGTGTATTGGTCCAGTATCACTTTACAACAAGAACAACTTGGATAAGTCTGAAAGAGGCAACAAAGTCTCGATAGATTCCAACCAGTGCTTAAAGTGGCTTGATTCATGGCCTGCAAGCTCTGTCCTTTATGTATGTCTTGGAACCCTCAGTTGTATTAAACCTCAACAATTGATGGAACTGGGATTAGGCTTAGAAGCTTCGAATCGTCCATTCATATGGGCTATAAGAGAAGGGTATAAATCAGATGAGCTCAATAAATGGATTTCAGAAGAAAGatttgaagagagaacaaaaggAAGAAGCTTTCTGATATGGGGCTGGGCACCACAGGTACTGATTCTATCTCACCCAGCCATTGGGGGGTTTTTGACACATTGTGGTTGGAACTCTACATTGGAGGGGGTGTGTGCAAAAGTTCCAATGATAACATGGCCACTGTTCTCTGAGCAATTCTACAATGAGAAATATATTGTGCAAGTATTGAGTATTGGTGTGGGTGTGGGGGCTAAGTGTGCCATAAGGTGGGGGGACGAAGACAATTATGGGGTTGTGGTAAAGAGAGAGGATATAAAGAAGGCCATAGACGTGGTGATGGATGAAGGTGAAGaaggagagaagagaagaaaaagagctAGAGAACTTGGAGAGGTGGCTAGTAATGCTGTAGAAGAAGGATCTTCTTACCAAAATATCACACTGCTGATTGAAGATATCATGCAGACATGTCATCACCAACAAAGCTAAGGCATAATGGGATCCTAAAAGTACAATCTCGCAAAGACAAGATTGACAGCAAACAAGTTCGTTCAGTTAAAAAAAAGGTGGATACAGGGATGGTCCATCTTTGTATCAGATATATAAGAGTACTTAAATTTAAATGCGATTGTAAGTTTTGTAACATTTCGTTTTAATTTGcacaatgaaataaattttttttgttgatatttttttccTCGATCCTTTGCCATGGGGGAAATGTAACCTAATTTACATGGcatattcacacacacacacacatatatatatatatatatatatatatatatgacaaacTAACAATATCATTACTACTATATTATTCAGTCACATGCAACATATTTTTGACCCGCAAATAATTGAATTTAGTTGCTTTCATTGCTTCCATGTGTTTGTCATATTTTAACCAAACGTATTTAGATTACTCTTAAGATGCATGGACAAGCCAGTTTTGGCTAAGTACCCGTATAAAATACGCacccaataaaagaaaaaaaaatcatttttatttatttatttattttgggtacaGCTTGAACGCAATTCAGACGAGTCTCGAACACAgaagaagataataataataataataaaaagaagagatcAGCTCACATCTAGCAACTCCACCATCGTGGATCTCTTCTTAAGTTAGGGGCACAAACCTAAtttcacacacactctctctttctcgtcACAACTTCACTCATGCCACTAACAACCGTCCATCGTCGATTGGCGACTGGTGAGTCACATTACATCCATCTCGCCGCGGTCAACTGTCGACTTTTGAAGTATTGATATGtctttttgtctctctctcgCATTAATATTTGTGTCTCAGactttttcgttttttttttttttttttttttttttttgagttgaatGTTGGTACGTTGTTCAAGTAAATATATATCTTAGGTTAGGTTAGGTTAGGTTAGGTTATTTATCTTATATTAGTTCAAACTTGTGACTcgtgtgagttttttttttttttaattgatgtgattgatataagaaatttatttgtACATGAGTACTGTTATTTGATATTGATAGTGATGTAAATTCAATGTATTATTGTGACAGCATTtactaacattattttatttattaattaatgatatatttaatttattattgttgttatctaattttaaaacctaaaataaacataaataattgtGTTCAAGCCACTTAATTTGGCAGGAATCGGGGTTGTCATTCATGATTGGCGTGGTGAAGCTACTGCTGCTCTGTCCATGCCAACAGCTCTAGCCTCGACAGTTGCTGACTTGGAAGCGCTTGCCTGTCGCCGTGCCGTGATGTTTGCTGCTGAAAAGGATCTTCAACATGTTATGTTCGAAGGGGACTCAACTTCAGTGATCAATGCTGTCTCACAGGAAAGCCCGGTGTTGAACTCGTATGGAGATGTGGTGGACGACATTCGCTCTTTAGTCTCTGTTTTTCAGTCCTTTCAATTTGTTCATGTTCATCGGTCTTGTAATGTGGTTGCCGATGCATTAGCTAAGAAGGCTAAATGTTTAGTGGGGTCTCAGAATGGTTGGACGACCTACCTGCTGATATTGCCCACCTAGTTGGCTTTGATGTTCCttgaatgtttattttcttaTCCTAATAAATTCCTAGTCGGTTTTGGctggcttctcaaaaaaaaaaacataaataatgtttaaaaatatataaaatatatctaaaaataaatatatattaattaattttcatattgTATAGGTCATGCCCTAGCTTTACAAGAAATATTGTATTCCTATACACCATATCATGTTGCTCCTTGTATCATATCGGTACCCGTGCAATATAGAATTATTCTAATCAAACAT
This genomic stretch from Castanea sativa cultivar Marrone di Chiusa Pesio chromosome 9, ASM4071231v1 harbors:
- the LOC142609820 gene encoding UDP-glycosyltransferase 73C1-like is translated as MASKPDHQLHFVLIPLMAPGHLIPMVDMARILAQRGVTITIVTTHLYAARLNMIIDRAIESGLPIQLLPLRFPCIEAGLPEGCETLDALPSREFSKNFFNAASMLQQPIEQCLKELQPQPSCMISDRYLPWTSDIAHKFQIPRLIFDGTSCFSVMCMHNIQISRIYERVSESESFVVPGLPHRIELTKAQLPPVFNPGSVLLKDQHQAIKDAELTAYGLIANTFEELEPEYIKECRKVKRGKVWCIGPVSLYNKNNLDKSERGNKVSIDSNQCLKWLDSWPASSVLYVCLGTLSCIKPQQLMELGLGLEASNRPFIWAIREGYKSDELNKWISEERFEERTKGRSFLIWGWAPQVLILSHPAIGGFLTHCGWNSTLEGVCAKVPMITWPLFSEQFYNEKYIVQVLSIGVGVGAKCAIRWGDEDNYGVVVKREDIKKAIDVVMDEGEEGEKRRKRARELGEVASNAVEEGSSYQNITLLIEDIMQTCHHQQS
- the LOC142608688 gene encoding uncharacterized protein LOC142608688: MPLTTVHRRLATGIGVVIHDWRGEATAALSMPTALASTVADLEALACRRAVMFAAEKDLQHVMFEGDSTSVINAVSQESPVLNSYGDVVDDIRSLVSVFQSFQFVHVHRSCNVVADALAKKAKCLVGSQNGWTTYLLILPT